From a region of the uncultured Desulfovibrio sp. genome:
- a CDS encoding SLC13 family permease: MKKSSPWMLMLLALVLALLAGHEAFAASTLGIKLPEDPTKAYITLGILLVAAVMFFTEIVPLPITALLVPVALSLTNVISSKVAFGYFGDPTVVLFMAMFIVGEATFITGFADKVGGLAVKLSKGNPVKLIVYTMAAIGLLSTVLSNTGTTVVAVPMVLGMCIKAKLAPGKVLMPVAFASSLGGTVTLVGTPPNGIINSMLAQTGQSPFGFFEFGLIGMPLLIVGLLYYAVIGHKFLPEKLHDDSEDDIEVDAKIRREHKMWHSVLVFAFVVAMMASELMPLTTAAVLGACLMVITGCMTMREAFRSVDWTTIFLFAGMLSMSAAMDKSGAAAIVANAVVSTVNDPWMLMFVCCALTAAITNFMSNTATAALMAPLALPIALASGISPLPIAMGIAMSASCCFLTPIATPPNTIVLGPGRYNFMDYVKAGWPLQLISLIMCWLLIPLIWPFHG; this comes from the coding sequence ATGAAAAAATCATCACCGTGGATGCTGATGCTGCTTGCGCTTGTGCTTGCACTTCTAGCCGGGCACGAAGCCTTTGCCGCCTCCACCCTTGGCATCAAACTTCCTGAAGACCCCACCAAGGCATACATCACCCTGGGCATCCTGCTGGTTGCTGCGGTGATGTTTTTTACGGAAATTGTCCCCCTGCCCATTACGGCGCTGCTTGTACCGGTGGCTCTGTCGCTCACAAATGTGATTTCGTCCAAGGTTGCCTTTGGCTACTTTGGCGACCCCACCGTTGTTCTCTTCATGGCCATGTTCATCGTGGGCGAAGCCACGTTTATAACCGGATTTGCGGACAAGGTAGGCGGCCTGGCCGTCAAGCTTTCCAAGGGTAATCCGGTTAAACTCATCGTATACACCATGGCGGCCATCGGCCTGCTCTCCACCGTGCTTTCCAACACCGGCACCACAGTTGTGGCCGTGCCCATGGTGCTTGGCATGTGCATCAAGGCCAAGCTCGCGCCCGGCAAGGTGCTTATGCCCGTTGCCTTTGCCTCTTCACTGGGCGGCACGGTAACGCTTGTAGGCACGCCCCCCAACGGCATTATCAACTCCATGCTGGCCCAGACCGGGCAAAGCCCCTTTGGTTTTTTTGAATTTGGCCTTATCGGCATGCCCCTGCTGATCGTTGGCCTGCTCTATTATGCGGTTATCGGCCACAAATTTTTGCCGGAAAAACTGCATGACGACAGCGAAGACGACATTGAAGTTGACGCCAAGATCCGTCGCGAACACAAAATGTGGCACTCGGTGCTAGTTTTTGCCTTTGTGGTCGCCATGATGGCCAGCGAACTCATGCCCCTGACCACCGCCGCCGTTTTGGGCGCCTGCCTTATGGTCATAACAGGCTGCATGACCATGCGCGAAGCCTTCCGCAGCGTTGACTGGACAACAATTTTTCTGTTTGCGGGCATGCTCTCCATGTCGGCCGCCATGGACAAGTCCGGCGCAGCCGCCATTGTGGCTAACGCTGTGGTGAGCACGGTCAATGACCCGTGGATGCTCATGTTTGTGTGCTGCGCCCTCACCGCCGCCATCACCAACTTCATGTCCAATACCGCCACTGCGGCCCTGATGGCCCCGCTGGCCCTGCCCATTGCTCTTGCCAGCGGCATTTCACCCTTGCCCATCGCCATGGGCATTGCCATGTCGGCATCATGCTGCTTCCTGACGCCCATTGCCACCCCGCCCAACACCATCGTGCTTGGCCCCGGCAGATACAACTTTATGGATTATGTCAAGGCTGGCTGGCCTTTGCAGTTGATTTCGCTCATTATGTGCTGGCTGCTTATCCCGCTGATCTGGCCTTTCCATGGATAG
- a CDS encoding flavodoxin family protein has protein sequence MKVLMLNGSPHPKGCTFTALSTVAAQLEKNGVETQMLQLGAKPIQCCIACGKCKDTGHCVFNADHVNEAIDLLREADGFVVGSPVYYAGPNGGVCSFLDRMFYGKSLHYAFKPAAAVVSCRRGGASASFDRLNKYFTIARMPVVSSQYWNAVHGNTPDEVMQDKEGLQIMRTLGDNMAWLLKCIAAGKAAGVATPTPEPWDPTNFIR, from the coding sequence ATGAAGGTACTCATGCTCAACGGCAGCCCGCATCCCAAGGGCTGTACCTTTACCGCCCTGTCCACGGTTGCGGCGCAGCTTGAAAAAAACGGCGTTGAAACGCAGATGCTCCAGTTGGGCGCAAAGCCCATACAGTGCTGTATTGCCTGCGGCAAGTGCAAGGATACCGGGCATTGCGTGTTCAATGCCGACCACGTTAACGAGGCCATTGACCTGCTGCGCGAGGCAGACGGCTTTGTTGTGGGTTCTCCTGTTTACTACGCCGGCCCCAACGGCGGCGTGTGCTCCTTTCTTGACCGCATGTTCTATGGCAAGTCCCTCCACTATGCCTTCAAGCCCGCCGCCGCAGTGGTGAGCTGCCGCCGTGGCGGGGCCAGCGCATCCTTTGACCGGCTGAACAAATACTTTACCATTGCGCGCATGCCCGTGGTTTCTTCCCAGTACTGGAACGCTGTGCACGGCAATACGCCGGACGAGGTAATGCAGGACAAGGAAGGCTTGCAGATCATGCGCACCCTTGGCGACAACATGGCGTGGCTGCTCAAGTGCATTGCCGCTGGCAAGGCCGCTGGCGTGGCAACCCCAACCCCTGAACCGTGGGATCCCACCAACTTTATCCGCTAG
- a CDS encoding fumarate hydratase: MKEISVEDIARAVADLAVRACCRLPQDMVDGMRRAHEAEPSPVGKNILEQLLENASIAASDGIPICQDTGLAVVFADVGQDVRIVGGAFEDAVNEGVRRGYVDGYLRKSCVAEPLFERKNTRDNTPAVIHTRLVPGDSLRLRLAPKGAGSENKSVVKMLVPADGIEGVRKVVLDAVLAAGPNSCPPMVVGVGLGGTMEMAAICAKRAAARDLESRNHDPRYAAFEEELLELINKTGIGPQGLGGLTTALKVHVEWAPTHIASLPVAVNINCHAARHAEVTL; the protein is encoded by the coding sequence ATGAAGGAAATCAGTGTTGAGGACATAGCGCGCGCTGTTGCTGACCTTGCGGTGCGCGCCTGTTGCCGCCTGCCGCAGGATATGGTGGACGGCATGCGCAGGGCGCATGAGGCGGAACCCTCGCCCGTGGGTAAAAACATTCTTGAGCAACTGCTGGAAAATGCGTCTATCGCAGCCAGCGACGGCATCCCCATTTGTCAGGATACCGGCCTTGCCGTGGTTTTTGCCGACGTGGGACAGGATGTGCGCATTGTGGGCGGGGCCTTTGAAGACGCCGTCAATGAGGGTGTGCGCCGGGGCTATGTGGACGGTTACCTGCGCAAATCCTGTGTGGCGGAACCATTGTTTGAACGCAAAAATACGCGCGACAACACACCCGCCGTCATCCACACCCGCCTTGTGCCCGGCGATTCGCTGCGCCTGCGCCTGGCCCCCAAGGGCGCAGGCTCTGAAAACAAGAGCGTGGTCAAAATGCTCGTGCCCGCTGACGGCATCGAAGGCGTGCGCAAGGTTGTGCTGGATGCCGTGCTGGCAGCAGGCCCCAATTCCTGTCCGCCCATGGTGGTGGGCGTTGGCCTTGGCGGCACCATGGAAATGGCCGCCATCTGCGCCAAGCGCGCCGCCGCCCGCGACCTTGAAAGCCGCAACCATGATCCGCGCTATGCGGCCTTTGAAGAAGAACTGCTTGAGCTTATCAACAAGACCGGCATCGGCCCTCAGGGCCTTGGCGGGCTGACTACGGCGCTGAAAGTGCATGTGGAGTGGGCGCCCACCCACATTGCCTCCCTGCCTGTGGCCGTGAACATCAACTGCCACGCGGCGCGCCACGCCGAAGTTACGCTGTAG